One window from the genome of Streptomyces sp. WZ-12 encodes:
- a CDS encoding response regulator, which translates to MGESFGPARGDADGDVCGVGVDEGESARVPRKEPIRVLVVDDHALFRRGLEIVLAQEEDIQVVGEAGDGAEAVDKAADLLPDIVLMDVRMPRRGGIEACTSIKEVAPSAKIIMLTISDEEADLYDAIKAGATGYLLKEISTDEVATAIRAVADGQSQISPSMASKLLTEFKSMIQRTDERRLVPAPRLTDRELEVLKLVATGMNNRDIAKELFISENTVKNHVRNILEKLQLHSRMEAVVYAMREKILEIR; encoded by the coding sequence ATGGGGGAGAGTTTCGGGCCCGCGCGGGGTGATGCGGACGGCGACGTCTGCGGCGTGGGGGTCGACGAGGGGGAGAGCGCGCGAGTGCCGCGCAAGGAGCCGATCCGCGTCCTCGTCGTGGACGACCATGCGCTCTTCCGTCGCGGCCTGGAGATCGTGCTGGCGCAGGAGGAGGACATCCAGGTCGTCGGCGAGGCGGGGGACGGCGCGGAGGCGGTCGACAAGGCCGCCGACCTGCTCCCCGACATCGTGCTGATGGACGTGCGGATGCCTCGGCGCGGCGGGATCGAGGCGTGTACCTCCATCAAGGAGGTGGCGCCCAGCGCGAAGATCATCATGCTGACGATCAGCGACGAGGAGGCCGACCTCTACGACGCGATCAAGGCCGGCGCCACCGGATACCTCCTCAAGGAGATCTCCACCGACGAGGTGGCCACCGCGATCCGGGCGGTCGCGGACGGCCAGTCGCAGATCAGCCCGTCGATGGCGTCCAAGCTGCTGACGGAGTTCAAGTCGATGATCCAGCGCACCGACGAGCGCCGGCTGGTACCGGCGCCCCGGCTCACCGACCGCGAGCTGGAGGTGCTCAAGCTCGTCGCCACGGGCATGAACAACCGTGATATCGCCAAGGAGTTGTTCATCTCCGAGAACACCGTCAAGAATCACGTGCGCAACATCCTGGAGAAGCTGCAACTGCATTCCCGGATGGAAGCCGTGGTCTATGCGATGCGGGAGAAGATCCTCGAAATCCGGTGA
- the secA gene encoding preprotein translocase subunit SecA yields MSVLTKIMRAGEGKILRRLHRIAGQVNSIEEDFAALSDAELRALTDEYKQRFADGESLDDLLPEAFATVREAAKRVLGQRHYDVQLMGGAALHLGYVAEMKTGEGKTLVGTLPAYLNALSGEGVHLITVNDYLAERDSEMMGRVHKFLGLKVGCILADMTPAQRREQYNCDITYGTNNEFGFDYLRDNMAWSKDELVQRGHNFAIVDEVDSILVDEARTPLIISGPADSATKWYGDFAKLVQRLKRGEPANPQRGVEESGDYDVDEKKRTVGIHESGVGKVEDWLGIDNLYESVNTPLVGYLNNAIKAKELFKLDKDYVVIDGEVMIVDEHTGRILAGRRYNEGMHQAIEAKEGVEIKDENQTLATITLQNFFRLYNKLSGMTGTAMTEAAEFHQIYKLGVVPIPTNRPMVRKDQADLIYRTEPAKFDAVVEDIAVKHGKGQPILVGTTSVEKSEYLSQQLKKRGIAHEVLNAKQHDREATIVAQAGRKGAVTVATNMAGRGTDIKLGGNPDDLAETELRQAGLDPVEHVEEWAAALPAALERAEAAVKAEFEEVKELGGLYVLGTERHESRRIDNQLRGRSGRQGDPGESRFYLSLGDDLMRLFKAQMVERVMAMANVPDDVPIENKMVTRAIASAQSQVEQQNFETRKNVLKYDEVLNRQREVIYGERRRVLEGEDLQEQVKHFMDGTIDAYIQAETVEGFAEEWDLDRLWGAFKQLYPVKASIEELEEEVGDRAGLTSEFIADAIKDDIHEQYAAREEQLGSEIMRELERRVVLSVLDRKWREHLYEMDYLQEGIGLRAMAQKDPLVEYQREGFDMFTAMMEGIKEESVGYLFNLEVQVEQQVEEVPVEESGDRAEAAQGDGDAVPAAAGAGRPEIHAKGLEAPQRPDRLHFTAPKVDGDGSVIEGDFVSDLESDGRARSESDGLTRAERRKAQKGGGRRRKK; encoded by the coding sequence GTGTCCGTCTTGACGAAGATCATGCGTGCAGGCGAAGGAAAGATCCTGCGCAGACTGCACCGCATCGCGGGCCAGGTGAACTCCATCGAGGAGGACTTCGCGGCCCTCTCCGACGCCGAGCTGCGGGCGCTCACCGACGAGTACAAGCAGCGCTTCGCCGACGGTGAGAGCCTCGACGACCTGCTGCCCGAGGCGTTCGCCACGGTCCGCGAGGCCGCCAAGCGCGTGCTCGGTCAGCGGCACTACGACGTCCAGCTCATGGGCGGCGCGGCGCTGCACCTCGGTTATGTCGCGGAGATGAAGACCGGTGAGGGCAAGACCCTGGTCGGTACCCTCCCGGCGTATCTGAACGCGCTGTCCGGCGAGGGCGTCCACCTGATCACGGTCAACGACTACTTGGCCGAGCGCGACTCCGAAATGATGGGCCGGGTCCACAAGTTCCTGGGCCTGAAGGTCGGCTGCATCCTGGCCGACATGACGCCGGCTCAGCGTCGCGAGCAGTACAACTGCGACATCACCTACGGCACCAACAACGAGTTCGGCTTCGACTACCTGCGCGACAACATGGCGTGGTCGAAGGACGAACTGGTCCAGCGCGGCCACAACTTCGCGATCGTCGACGAGGTCGACTCGATCCTCGTGGACGAGGCCCGTACGCCGTTGATCATCTCCGGTCCGGCGGACTCGGCCACCAAGTGGTACGGCGACTTCGCCAAGTTGGTGCAGCGCCTGAAGCGGGGCGAGCCGGCCAACCCGCAGCGCGGGGTCGAGGAGTCCGGCGACTACGACGTCGACGAGAAGAAGCGCACCGTCGGCATCCACGAGTCCGGCGTCGGCAAGGTCGAGGACTGGCTGGGCATCGACAACCTCTACGAGTCGGTGAACACCCCGCTGGTCGGCTACCTCAACAACGCGATCAAGGCCAAGGAGCTGTTCAAGCTCGACAAGGACTACGTCGTCATCGACGGCGAGGTCATGATCGTCGACGAGCACACCGGTCGTATCCTCGCCGGTCGTCGCTACAACGAGGGCATGCACCAGGCCATCGAGGCCAAGGAGGGGGTGGAGATCAAGGACGAGAACCAGACGCTCGCCACGATCACCCTCCAGAACTTCTTCCGCCTCTACAACAAGCTCTCCGGCATGACCGGTACGGCCATGACCGAGGCCGCGGAGTTCCACCAGATCTACAAGCTGGGCGTCGTCCCGATCCCGACGAACCGCCCGATGGTCCGCAAGGACCAGGCGGACCTGATCTACCGCACCGAGCCCGCGAAGTTCGACGCGGTCGTCGAGGACATCGCCGTGAAGCACGGGAAGGGCCAGCCGATCCTGGTCGGCACCACCTCGGTCGAGAAGTCCGAGTACCTCTCGCAGCAGCTCAAGAAGCGCGGCATCGCCCACGAGGTGCTCAACGCCAAGCAGCACGACCGGGAGGCGACGATCGTCGCCCAGGCCGGCCGCAAGGGCGCGGTGACGGTCGCCACCAACATGGCCGGTCGCGGTACGGACATCAAGCTCGGCGGCAACCCCGATGACCTCGCCGAGACCGAGCTGCGCCAGGCGGGGCTGGACCCGGTCGAGCACGTGGAGGAGTGGGCGGCCGCGCTGCCCGCCGCCCTGGAGCGTGCCGAGGCGGCCGTCAAGGCGGAGTTCGAGGAGGTCAAGGAGCTCGGCGGGCTCTACGTCCTGGGCACCGAGCGGCACGAGTCGCGGCGGATCGACAACCAGTTGCGCGGTCGTTCCGGCCGGCAGGGCGACCCGGGCGAGTCGCGGTTCTACCTCTCCCTGGGCGACGACCTGATGCGGCTGTTCAAGGCGCAGATGGTCGAGCGCGTCATGGCGATGGCCAACGTGCCCGATGACGTGCCGATCGAGAACAAGATGGTGACGCGGGCGATCGCCTCCGCCCAATCGCAGGTCGAGCAGCAGAACTTCGAGACCCGCAAGAACGTCCTGAAGTACGACGAGGTCCTCAACCGCCAGCGCGAGGTCATCTACGGCGAGCGGCGCCGCGTCCTGGAGGGCGAGGACCTCCAGGAGCAGGTCAAGCACTTCATGGACGGCACCATCGACGCCTACATCCAGGCGGAGACCGTCGAGGGCTTCGCCGAGGAGTGGGACCTGGACCGCCTGTGGGGCGCGTTCAAGCAGCTCTACCCGGTCAAGGCGAGCATCGAGGAGCTGGAGGAGGAGGTCGGCGACCGCGCGGGCCTGACCTCGGAGTTCATCGCGGACGCCATCAAGGACGACATCCACGAGCAGTACGCGGCCCGTGAGGAGCAGCTCGGCTCGGAGATCATGCGGGAGCTGGAGCGGCGCGTGGTGCTGTCCGTCCTGGACCGCAAGTGGCGCGAGCACCTCTACGAGATGGACTACCTCCAGGAGGGCATCGGCCTGCGGGCGATGGCCCAGAAGGACCCGCTGGTCGAGTACCAGCGCGAGGGCTTCGACATGTTCACCGCGATGATGGAGGGCATCAAGGAGGAGTCCGTCGGCTATCTGTTCAACCTGGAGGTCCAGGTGGAGCAGCAGGTCGAGGAGGTTCCGGTGGAGGAGTCCGGGGACCG
- the hpf gene encoding ribosome hibernation-promoting factor, HPF/YfiA family produces the protein MDIVVKGRKTEVPERFRKHVAEKLKLDKVQKLDGKAISLDVEVSKEPNPRQADRSDRVEITLRSRGPVVRAEAAAADPYAALDLATAKLEARLRKQNDKRHSRRGNGRIPASEVAVTVPDAARLNGHGLTAAEEAAEAVKVPTTRMGSLEIQGEGPVVVREKTHSAAPMALDQALYEMELVGHDFYLFVDAETKQPSVVYRRHAYDYGVIHLNSDAFGEESPGGAGGALGG, from the coding sequence GTGGACATCGTCGTCAAGGGCCGCAAGACCGAGGTGCCCGAGCGGTTCCGCAAGCACGTGGCCGAGAAGCTGAAGCTGGACAAGGTCCAGAAGCTCGATGGCAAGGCAATCAGCCTGGACGTCGAGGTGTCCAAGGAGCCCAACCCGCGGCAGGCCGACCGTTCTGACCGAGTGGAGATCACCCTCCGCTCCCGTGGCCCGGTGGTCCGGGCCGAGGCGGCCGCAGCCGACCCGTACGCCGCTCTGGACCTGGCCACGGCCAAGCTGGAGGCGCGCCTGCGGAAACAGAACGACAAGCGTCACTCGCGCCGTGGCAACGGACGCATCCCGGCGAGCGAGGTCGCGGTCACCGTCCCCGACGCGGCGCGGCTGAACGGCCATGGCCTGACGGCCGCGGAGGAAGCCGCGGAGGCGGTGAAGGTGCCGACCACCCGGATGGGATCGCTGGAGATCCAGGGCGAAGGGCCCGTGGTCGTCCGGGAGAAGACCCACTCCGCCGCGCCGATGGCGCTCGACCAGGCGCTCTACGAGATGGAGTTGGTCGGACACGACTTCTATCTCTTCGTCGACGCCGAGACCAAGCAGCCGAGTGTCGTCTACCGGCGGCACGCCTATGACTACGGCGTCATCCACTTGAATTCCGACGCGTTCGGAGAGGAATCGCCCGGCGGTGCAGGGGGCGCACTGGGCGGCTGA
- a CDS encoding winged helix-turn-helix domain-containing protein: protein MTAVTQRQPTPPPVTTLSADDARRLALRAQGLLGAPDRRAGVRGMLRSLGAVQLDTISVLARSHELVPYARLGAVGRPAIEAAYWSAGPADGSPARPHSFEYWSHAACILPIEEWPHFAFRRRARRAKGHRWHVMKDSARSCAAVLERLTAEGPLTTSQLGGGRKGGEWWDWSETKIAVEWLLDTGEVVCTERRGWKRVYDLAERAVPGPLLHDDLDDTECIRRLVAQAGAAMGVATRADLADYHRLRGEQVAAVIEDTGLVPVTVEGWAKPAWADPEALAAPPRGRHRTTLLSPFDSLIWDRPRTERIFDFTHRLEAYVPKPQRIHGYFAMPLLAGGKLMGRVDPAREGTTLVARQLSLHGPKAVRPMAQALREAATWVDCDAVRIERCDDPRLAAALHTELARTDGQDIPLSHGARQDATG from the coding sequence ATGACCGCCGTGACGCAGCGACAGCCCACGCCACCCCCTGTGACCACCCTGTCCGCCGACGACGCCAGACGGCTGGCGCTGCGGGCCCAGGGCCTGCTCGGCGCCCCCGACCGACGGGCCGGCGTCCGCGGGATGCTGCGCAGCCTGGGCGCGGTCCAGCTCGACACGATCTCGGTGCTCGCCCGCTCCCACGAGCTGGTCCCCTACGCCCGCCTCGGCGCCGTCGGCCGCCCCGCCATCGAGGCCGCCTACTGGTCGGCGGGCCCCGCGGACGGCTCCCCGGCCCGGCCGCACAGCTTCGAGTACTGGTCGCACGCCGCCTGCATCCTGCCCATCGAGGAGTGGCCGCACTTCGCCTTCCGCCGCCGCGCCCGACGGGCCAAGGGCCACCGCTGGCACGTCATGAAGGACTCCGCCCGCTCCTGCGCCGCCGTCCTGGAGCGGCTGACGGCCGAAGGGCCGCTGACCACCTCGCAGTTGGGCGGAGGCCGGAAGGGCGGCGAGTGGTGGGACTGGTCCGAGACCAAGATCGCGGTGGAGTGGCTGCTGGACACCGGCGAGGTGGTCTGCACCGAGCGCCGCGGCTGGAAGCGGGTCTACGACCTCGCCGAGCGCGCCGTCCCCGGGCCGCTGCTGCACGACGACCTCGATGACACGGAGTGCATACGGCGCCTGGTCGCCCAGGCCGGCGCCGCGATGGGCGTGGCCACCCGCGCGGACCTGGCCGACTACCACCGTCTCAGGGGCGAGCAGGTGGCGGCCGTCATCGAGGACACCGGACTGGTGCCGGTCACGGTCGAGGGCTGGGCCAAGCCCGCCTGGGCCGACCCCGAGGCGCTCGCCGCGCCGCCCCGCGGCCGGCACCGCACGACCCTGCTCTCCCCGTTCGACTCCCTCATCTGGGACCGCCCGCGCACCGAGCGGATCTTCGACTTCACCCACCGCCTGGAGGCGTACGTCCCCAAGCCCCAGCGGATACACGGCTACTTCGCGATGCCCCTGCTGGCCGGCGGCAAGCTGATGGGCCGCGTCGACCCGGCCCGCGAGGGCACCACGCTCGTCGCCCGCCAACTCTCCCTGCACGGCCCCAAGGCCGTACGCCCCATGGCCCAGGCCCTCCGCGAGGCGGCGACCTGGGTCGACTGCGACGCCGTCCGCATCGAGCGCTGCGACGACCCACGACTGGCCGCCGCCCTGCACACCGAACTCGCCCGTACCGACGGGCAGGACATCCCCCTATCCCACGGCGCCCGACAGGACGCCACGGGCTGA